From a single Lolium rigidum isolate FL_2022 chromosome 7, APGP_CSIRO_Lrig_0.1, whole genome shotgun sequence genomic region:
- the LOC124674350 gene encoding chitin-inducible gibberellin-responsive protein 2-like, whose translation MADTPTSRMMHPFSKMQQRQNPNQFQYSANPERPYHTYQSSPDTHVVPQHHYSLNSHSPDASYENQVTQNKYTLNSSAAADCMRHDSPSSNSFTPPSIRSGSGSPSSQDDSHSDSTHGSPVSAVTEDPTDLKQKLKDLEAAMLGPDSEIVNSLENKLSLEPEKWMQQKGFPRGNLKELLITCAIAVEENNGPAIDMMVPELRKMVAVSGEPLERLGAYMVEGLVARLASSGHSIYKALKCKEPKGSDLLSYMHFLYEACPYFKFGYMSANGAIAEAVKGEDRIHIIDFHISQGAQWISLLQALAARPGGPPTVRITGIDDSVSAYARGGGLELVGRRLSHIAGLYKVPFEFCSLAIAGDEVEEKHLGVRAGEALAVNFTLELHHISDETVSTANHRDRILRLVKSLSPKVLTLVEQESNTNTAPFVPRFAETLDYYTAIFESIDLSLPRDDKERINMEQHCLAREIVNLVACEGAERVERHEVFGKWKARLMMAGFRPSPLSSLVNATIRTLLQSYSVDYKLAETDGVLYLGWKNRPLVVSSAWH comes from the coding sequence ATGGCTGATACTCCGACTTCCAGGATGATGCACCCCTTCAGCAAAATGCAGCAGAGGCAGAACCCCAACCAGTTCCAGTATTCTGCCAACCCAGAGCGTCCTTATCACACTTACCAGTCATCTCCAGACACACATGTTGTGCCACAGCATCACTATAGCCTCAACTCTCATTCACCAGATGCCAGCTATGAAAACCAGGTTACCCAAAACAAGTATACCCTGAACTCCTCTGCGGCAGCTGATTGTATGAGGCATGATTCGCCCTCCAGCAATAGCTTCACTCCTCCATCCATTAGGAGTGGCAGTGGGAGCCCTTCGTCTCAGGATGACAGTCACTCTGATTCCACACATGGATCTCCTGTAAGTGCTGTGACCGAGGATCCTACTGATCTCAAGCAAAAACTGAAGGATCTTGAGGCTGCAATGCTTGGGCCGGACTCTGAGATCGTCAACAGCCTTGAGAACAAGCTTTCGCTGGAACCGGAGAAGTGGATGCAGCAGAAGGGCTTTCCTAGGGGCAACTTGAAGGAGCTACTGATTACTTGTGCTATAGCTGTAGAAGAGAATAACGGTCCCGCAATAGATATGATGGTGCCAGAACTGAGGAAAATGGTTGCAGTATCTGGTGAGCCACTTGAGAGGTTGGGAGCTTACATGGTGGAAGGCCTAGTTGCAAGGCTTGCCTCCTCCGGCCACTCGATCTACAAAGCTTTGAAGTGCAAAGAACCAAAGGGCTCTGACCTCCTGTCCTACATGCATTTCCTGTATGAGGCCTGCCCCTACTTCAAGTTTGGCTACATGTCGGCAAATGGTGCGATTGCAGAGGCTGTCAAGGGAGAAGACAGGATTCACATAATTGACTTCCATATCTCTCAAGGAGCTCAGTGGATTTCTCTCCTCCAGGCCCTTGCAGCCAGGCCTGGTGGACCACCGACTGTAAGAATCACAGGAATTGATGATTCGGTTTCAGCTTATGCACGAGGTGGCGGGCTAGAGCTAGTTGGGAGGAGGCTGTCACACATCGCTGGCCTGTACAAGGTTCCCTTTGAATTCTGCTCACTTGCTATCGCTGGCGACGAAGTGGAAGAGAAGCATCTTGGAGTCCGCGCTGGCGAAGCTCTCGCAGTGAACTTCACCCTGGAGCTGCACCACATTTCAGATGAGACTGTGAGCACTGCCAACCACCGAGACCGAATCCTAAGGCTGGTGAAAAGCTTGTCTCCAAAGGTGCTCACCCTTGTTGAGCAGGAGTCCAACACAAACACAGCCCCTTTTGTGCCGAGGTTCGCAGAGACTCTGGACTACTACACTGCCATCTTCGAGTCCATCGACCTGTCACTCCCAAGAGACGACAAGGAGAGGATCAACATGGAGCAACACTGCCTGGCGAGGGAGATCGTGAACCTCGTCGCCTGCGAGGGTGCAGAGAGGGTGGAACGACATGAAGTCTTTGGCAAGTGGAAGGCACGTCTGATGATGGCTGGCTTCAGACCGTCCCCGCTCAGCTCGCTGGTGAATGCCACCATCAGGACATTGCTACAGAGCTACTCGGTGGACTACAAGCTCGCCGAGACGGACGGGGTGCTGTACCTCGGATGGAAGaacaggcccctggtggtttcgtCCGCATGGCACTAG